The Brassica napus cultivar Da-Ae chromosome C7, Da-Ae, whole genome shotgun sequence genome has a segment encoding these proteins:
- the LOC111208336 gene encoding probable serine/threonine-protein kinase CST produces the protein MGLCNSSLSSSSPSKTGLQSHASTNNHSNGTNNSVGGGSQFVEASSESSGVFMSDSGQVLESPNLRVYSFLELKTATKGFKQDLMLGEGGFGKVYRGWIHAERPETLAPSKGGSGMTVAVKRLSSESVQGFEEWRTAVNFLGVLSHPNLVTLLGYCREDKEHLLVYEFMPKGSLEYHLFQRKESFPWDLRIKIMIGAARGLAYLHGLQRQVIYRDFKPSQILLDSNYEAKISGFGLAKLGPSQGNSHVSTRIMGTFGYAAPEYLATGHLYVKSDVYAFGVVLLEVLTGLRACDPKRPRGQESLLDWLRPKLSSKHKVKQIIDKGIKGQYSSKVVTELGRITLSCTEPDPKNRPHMKEVLDVLENIQCINVVPGRSSTNSAGASSSYSSPRHY, from the exons ATGGGTCTTTGTAATTCATCCCTTTCCTCTTCCTCACCGTCCAAAACAGGTCTTCAGAGTCATG CCTCGACGAACAACCACAGCAATGGAACAAACAACAGCGTCGGAGGAGGAAGCCAATTCGTGGAGGCTTCGAGCGAGAGTTCCGGTGTGTTTATGAGTGATTCAGGGCAGGTATTGGAATCGCCAAATCTCAGAGTCTACAGCTTTCTGGAACTCAAGACGGCGACCAAGGGTTTCAAACAGGATTTGATGTTGGGTGAAGGAGGTTTTGGTAAAGTTTACAGAGGTTGGATCCATGCCGAGAGGCCCGAGACTCTTGCTCCTTCTAAAGGCGGCTCCGGTATGACCGTCGCCGTCAAAAGATTGAGCTCCGAGAGTGTGCAAGGCTTTGAAGAGTGGCGA ACAGCAGTTAACTTCTTGGGTGTGCTTTCACACCCGAATCTGGTGACGTTACTAGGATACTGCCGTGAAGACAAAGAGCACCTGCTTGTCTACGAGTTCATGCCCAAAGGAAGCCTTGAGTATCATCTTTTTCAAC GAAAGGAGTCTTTTCCTTGGGATCTAAGGATCAAGATTATGATCGGTGCAGCACGTGGCCTTGCATATCTTCACGGCTTACAAAGACAAGTCATCTACAGAGACTTCAAACCTTCTCAAATACTGCTCGATTCC AATTATGAAGCAAAGATTTCAGGTTTTGGACTAGCAAAGTTAGGACCATCACAAGGGAATTCACACGTTTCGACTAGGATCATGGGAACATTTGGCTACGCTGCTCCTGAATATTTGGCAACAG GCCATTTATACGTTAAAAGTGATGTATACGCCTTTGGTGTGGTCTTACTGGAAGTACTGACCGGACTAAGAGCGTGTGACCCAAAACGGCCTCGCGGACAAGAGAGTCTACTCGACTGGTTAAGACCTAAACTCTCAAGCAAACACAAAGTGAAACAAATAATAGACAAAGGAATCAAAGGTCAATACTCATCCAAGGTGGTGACCGAATTGGGACGTATAACACTCTCTTGTACCGAACCAGACCCGAAAAACCGACCTCACATGAAAGAAGTACTGGACGTACTCGAAAACATCCAGTGCATTAACGTCGTCCCAGGCCGTTCTTCCACTAATTCGGCCGGTGCTAGTTCTTCTTATTCCTCCCCACGTCACTATTAG
- the LOC106348148 gene encoding probable serine/threonine-protein kinase CST — translation MGHCISSLFSSSPSKTGLHHSHASTNNHSNGTEFSSSTTTTAATSNSSAGRRSQFSEAISESSGGIITDSGQLLESPNLKVYTFLELSTATKNFRPDSMLGQGGFGKVYRGWIDAKTLLPSKAASGMIVAVKRLNSESVQGYSEWRSEINFLGTLSHPNLVKLLGYCREDKELLLVYEFMPKGSLENHLFRRGEPFPWDLRIKIVIGAARGLAFLHGLPREVIYRDFKASNILLDSNYDARLSDFGLAKLGPSPEKSHVTTRIMGTYGYAAPEYMATGHLYVKSDVYAFGVVLLEIMTGLRAHNTKRPNGQESLVDWLRPDLLSKHGVKHIMDEGIKGQYSSKVAAEMARITLSCIELDPKKRPPMKEVVDVLENIQRINVVPDRSSTKPAVASSSRSSPHHYQYGYRAGAAGAERRKSPRPSPGRVGVQKEMAA, via the exons ATGGGCCATTGCATTTCATCcctcttctcttcctctccttccAAAACAGGTCTCCACCATAGTCATG CCTCGACGAACAACCACAGTAACGGAACAGAGTTTTCGTCGTCAACAACCACCACCGCCGCAACGTCCAACAGCAGCGCCGGACGACGGAGCCAATTCTCCGAGGCCATAAGCGAGAGCTCCGGTGGGATTATAACTGATTCCGGTCAACTACTGGAATCACCAAATCTCAAGGTCTACACCTTTCTTGAACTATCGACGGCGACCAAGAACTTCAGACCGGACTCGATGTTGGGTCAAGGAGGTTTCGGGAAGGTTTACAGAGGTTGGATCGATGCCAAGACTCTTCTTCCTTCAAAAGCCGCCTCCGGTATGATCGTCGCCGTCAAAAGATTGAACTCCGAGAGCGTTCAGGGTTATTCAGAGTGGCGC tCAGAGATTAACTTCTTGGGGACGCTTTCACATCCAAATCTGGTGAAGTTATTAGGATACTGCCGTGAAGACAAGGAGCTTCTCCTTGTCTACGAGTTCATGCCCAAAGGAAGCCTTGAGAATCACCTTTTCAGAC GGGGCGAGCCTTTTCCTTGGGACCTAAGGATCAAGATTGTGATTGGTGCAGCTCGTGGTCTTGCGTTTCTACACGGCTTGCCAAGAGAAGTCATATATAGAGACTTCAAAGCCTCCAATATTCTTCTCGATTCC AACTATGATGCAAGGCTTTCAGATTTCGGTTTAGCAAAGTTAGGACCATCACCAGAGAAGTCACACGTCACAACTAGGATCATGGGCACGTATGGTTACGCTGCTCCTGAATATATGGCAACAG GACATTTATACGTCAAGAGTGACGTCTATGCGTTCGGTGTAGTACTATTAGAAATAATGACCGGACTAAGGGCACACAATACAAAACGGCCCAACGGACAAGAGAGTCTAGTCGACTGGTTAAGACCAGATTTGTTAAGCAAACACGGAGTGAAACATATAATGGACGAAGGAATCAAAGGTCAATACTCATCCAAAGTCGCAGCAGAAATGGCACGCATCACACTCTCTTGCATCGAGCTAGACCCAAAAAAACGACCACCCATGAAGGAAGTAGTCGACGTACTCGAAAACATCCAACGCATTAATGTTGTTCCAGACCGTTCTTCCACTAAACCTGCTGTTGCTAGCTCTTCTCGTTCCTCGCCACATCACTATCAGTATGGATATCGAGCTGGTGCGGCTGGGGCTGAACGGAGGAAGTCGCCAAGGCCGTCGCCTGGAAGGGTTGGAGTACAGAAAGAAATGGCTGCTTGA